In a single window of the Arachis hypogaea cultivar Tifrunner chromosome 6, arahy.Tifrunner.gnm2.J5K5, whole genome shotgun sequence genome:
- the LOC112805637 gene encoding uncharacterized protein: protein MLALGDTTNNPQPVQEISEMTFCPADFSCTDTNLDDPVVISIQLGDLIVRKVLLDPGSSTDVLFFTTFEKMKLSTNILQPSVGDLVGFSGERIPVMGSVWLQTTLGEQPLSKTHDIQYLVVDYFSPYNLILGRPFLNRFTAIVSTVHLCVKFPMQDNIVATVHGNL, encoded by the coding sequence ATGTTGGCACTTGGAGATACCACCAACAATCCTCAACCAGTGCAGGAGATTTCGGAGATGACCTTCTGCCCAGCCGATTTTAGTTGCACTGACACCAACTTGGATGACCCTGTTGTCATCTCCATCCAGTTGGGCGACTTAATAGTTCGGAAAGTGTTGCTAGACCCAGGCAGCAGCACTgatgtattattttttactacATTTGAAAAGATGAAGCTAAGTACTAACATTTTGCAACCATCTGTAGGAGACTTGGTTGGATTCTCAGGAGAACGCATTCCAGTTATGGGttcagtgtggttacaaaccacacttggTGAGCAGCCTTTATCTAAAACACATGATATCCAGTATCTTGTTGTTGACTATTTTAGTCCCTATAACCTTATCTTGGGAAGACCTTTTTTAAATAGATTTACTGCAATTGTATCCACAGTTCATCTGTGTGTCAAGTTTCCTATGCAGGATAATATTGTGGCCACGGTCCACGGCAACTTATAA
- the LOC112805638 gene encoding uncharacterized protein yields the protein MTLTPYNGLGDPKQHIKKFRSIMIVNSASDPILCRCFPSFLDGPALDWFCSLPAYSISRFQELAKQFEDHFAASAIYLHDSDYLTTVKQGPQESLKDYITHFTKIAMQIPDLHPEEAIAVAKPKTLAEFREKAKGQIDIEELRQARKAEKSATTKDDDRSRDSKKSFRPTPRYETYTQFNVKRDDIIKEILNSKLIKPPRKAGSYPEPKNVDKSKYCTFHQKYGHTTNECVITKVLLERLARQGHLDKFISGHMQKRTVPTSDLSHAGPSSKDKEKAPAQPRGIINCISGGYAGGG from the exons ATGACTTTAACTCCGTATAATGGGTTAGGGGATCCAAAGCAGCATATCAAAAAATTCCGATCTATCATGATTGTTAACAGTGCATCTGACCCTATTTTATGCCGTTGTTTTCCGTCCTTTTTAGATGGTCCTGCACTTGACTGGTTTTGCTCTTTGCCTGCATATTCAATTTCACGTTTCCAGGAGTTAGCAAAGCAATTTGAAGATCACTTTGCAGCGTCGGCGATATATTTGCATGACTCTGACTATTTGACGACTGTTAAACAAGGCCCTCAAGAAAGTCTGAAGGACTACATTACCCATTTTACGAAGATAGCCATGCAAATTCCCGATCTTCATCCTGAA GAAGCCATCGCAGTAGCCAAGCCGAAGACTTTAGCTGAGTTTCGAGAGAAGGCCAAAGGACAAATTGATATTGAGGAGCTTCGCCAGGCTCGCAAGGCTGAAAAGTCGGCAACTACTAAAGACGACGATAGGTCTCGGGATAGTAAGAAGAGTTTCAGACCCACTCCCCGTTATGAGACGTACACCCAGTTTAATGTGAAAAGAGACGACATTATTaaagaaattttgaattccaAGTTGATTAAACCTCCTCGTAAAGCTGGCAGTTATCCCGAGCCGAAGAATGTTGACAAATCCAAGTATTGCACATTCCATCAGAAGTATGGTCACACAACCAACGAATGTGTGATCACAAAAGTCCTTTTGGAGCGCTTAGCAAGACAAGGACATCTTGATAAGTTTATCTCAGGTCATATGCAGAAAAGAACCGTTCCTACTTCAGATCTGTCCCATGCAGGACCATCATCAAAGGACAAGGAAAAGGCCCCTGCTCAACCTAGGGGCATAATCAATTGCATCTCGGGCGGTTATGCTGGGGGTGGATAA